A single window of Pseudomonadota bacterium DNA harbors:
- a CDS encoding class I SAM-dependent methyltransferase produces the protein MQLGNDPFKPDFWLTYAKERKKSFANKKITTAKKWDGLAGHYRKYEQDDDFKQDQQWIMAQLRLRRILQPEYNVIDVACGPGTHCFHFARQCKQVTALDVSPKMIDQLEAKKREQQAANIEVICSDFHHYKTKEKYDLVFVSMSPILNELSAVDRLLELSSRYLALVYWAGVRDNPLYNHCYKMIFNEPYVWDPLDIVAIFNYLYSLGFSPEISFQHARWKRHDTLENTLQHTLWHLEFYRPLSETEKGMVRDYLSPLADDQGMVYYETKVRKGFIILDQKAGIDDK, from the coding sequence ATGCAGCTTGGCAATGATCCATTTAAGCCTGATTTCTGGTTGACCTATGCGAAAGAACGTAAGAAAAGTTTTGCCAATAAGAAAATAACCACAGCAAAAAAGTGGGATGGGCTGGCCGGCCATTACCGGAAATATGAGCAGGATGATGATTTCAAGCAGGATCAACAATGGATTATGGCGCAACTACGTTTACGCCGCATTCTCCAACCGGAATATAATGTCATTGATGTTGCCTGCGGGCCGGGAACCCACTGTTTTCACTTTGCCCGACAGTGTAAACAGGTAACGGCCCTTGATGTTTCTCCTAAAATGATTGACCAGCTTGAAGCAAAAAAACGTGAACAGCAGGCGGCAAATATTGAAGTGATCTGCAGTGATTTTCACCATTATAAAACCAAAGAAAAATACGATCTTGTATTTGTTTCCATGAGCCCCATATTAAATGAGCTGAGTGCTGTTGATCGTTTACTGGAACTCTCTTCCCGTTACCTGGCCCTGGTCTACTGGGCCGGGGTTCGCGACAATCCGCTTTACAATCATTGTTACAAAATGATTTTCAACGAACCCTATGTTTGGGATCCCCTGGATATTGTCGCCATTTTCAATTATCTTTATAGCTTAGGCTTCTCCCCGGAAATCTCTTTCCAGCATGCCCGGTGGAAGCGCCATGATACTTTGGAAAATACCTTGCAGCATACCCTCTGGCACCTGGAGTTTTACCGTCCATTGAGTGAGACTGAGAAAGGGATGGTTCGCGATTATCTTTCGCCTTTAGCCGATGATCAAGGGATGGTGTATTATGAGACCAAGGTCAGAAAAGGTTTTATCATTCTTGATCAGAAAGCAGGGATAGATGATAAATAA
- a CDS encoding TRAP transporter substrate-binding protein produces MKRRNFIKKVGTGALAVGAGMAVRPRKARAAKHKIYNWKMVTTWPPHFPVLGEAADYTAKWVEEMSGGRLKITVYGGGELVPSLQVFDAVSSGTVEMGHGAAYYWAGKHPATQFFAAVPFGLNAQGMNAWLISGGGQELWDELYGKFNLKAWPAGNTGVQMGGWFNKEIKTIDDLKGLKMRIPGLGGKVLAKAGGNAVLVAGGEIYTNLDRGVIDATEWVGPYHDIKMGFYKAAKYYYSPGWHEPGTTLECMVNKQKYEALPKDLQAIIDAVCAKSNMWSLAEFEAKNNKYLKELVEQHNVQVRQFPDKVLAQLKKYSDEVLKELAASDPFTRKVCESYLAFKKQYNEWNAISEERYAKLKHL; encoded by the coding sequence ATGAAACGGCGTAATTTTATTAAGAAGGTTGGTACCGGGGCGCTGGCTGTTGGCGCCGGGATGGCTGTCAGACCAAGAAAGGCCCGGGCGGCCAAACATAAAATCTATAACTGGAAAATGGTTACCACTTGGCCGCCTCACTTCCCGGTACTTGGGGAAGCGGCGGATTACACCGCCAAATGGGTGGAAGAGATGTCCGGTGGCCGGTTGAAGATTACCGTTTATGGCGGCGGCGAACTGGTTCCTTCGTTGCAGGTCTTCGACGCCGTCAGTTCCGGCACCGTTGAGATGGGTCACGGGGCCGCCTATTACTGGGCCGGCAAGCATCCGGCAACCCAGTTTTTTGCCGCCGTTCCTTTTGGTCTCAATGCTCAGGGGATGAATGCCTGGCTTATCTCCGGTGGCGGCCAGGAACTTTGGGATGAACTCTATGGCAAATTTAATCTTAAAGCCTGGCCGGCGGGTAATACCGGTGTCCAGATGGGCGGTTGGTTTAATAAAGAAATCAAGACCATTGATGATCTTAAAGGACTGAAGATGAGAATTCCCGGTCTGGGCGGCAAGGTGCTGGCCAAAGCCGGTGGCAACGCCGTCCTGGTGGCCGGCGGGGAAATCTACACTAACCTTGATCGAGGCGTCATTGATGCCACCGAATGGGTCGGTCCCTACCATGATATAAAGATGGGTTTTTATAAAGCGGCTAAATACTACTATTCACCTGGCTGGCATGAGCCCGGAACCACGCTGGAGTGTATGGTTAACAAACAGAAGTATGAAGCCTTGCCCAAGGATCTCCAGGCGATTATCGATGCGGTCTGCGCCAAATCCAACATGTGGTCGCTGGCGGAATTTGAAGCTAAAAATAATAAATATTTGAAGGAACTGGTTGAACAGCACAATGTTCAGGTCCGCCAGTTTCCGGACAAGGTTCTTGCGCAGCTGAAGAAATACAGCGATGAAGTGTTGAAAGAACTGGCAGCCAGTGACCCCTTTACCAGGAAAGTTTGTGAATCTTACCTGGCTTTCAAAAAACAGTATAACGAGTGGAACGCGATTTCAGAAGAGCGGTACGCGAAATTGAAACATCTTTAA
- a CDS encoding amidohydrolase family protein translates to MKKIRLKELTTMIIDAHVHMFPPEIVHQREKFFSNEPEFRLLYEPPKSKLVLAEELLARMDDEGIDRCVVFSFPWRDMGISRLCNDYIIEQVRKYPDRLIGLACFGFADPREAASEAERCLAAGLSGVGELAFYIEGFTESIISAFAPVIEVLRAAGSLPLMLHTNEPVGHQYPGKCDVMLRNLDKFLRLYGDVPTIFAHWGGGFPFYHLLKREMEEVVANLYYDTAASPYLYRPQIYKVVGEMIGFEHILLGTDYPLLKAARYFNEMDQAGITPEQKALICGENTARLFRLAGRK, encoded by the coding sequence GTGAAAAAAATTCGCTTAAAGGAACTGACTACCATGATTATTGATGCTCATGTCCACATGTTTCCCCCGGAAATTGTTCATCAGCGGGAAAAGTTTTTTTCCAATGAGCCGGAATTCCGGCTTCTTTACGAACCACCCAAATCTAAGCTGGTGCTGGCGGAGGAATTACTGGCCAGGATGGATGATGAGGGAATTGACCGCTGCGTAGTTTTTAGTTTTCCCTGGCGGGACATGGGCATCTCCCGTCTGTGCAATGATTATATTATTGAACAGGTAAGAAAATATCCTGATCGGCTTATCGGCCTGGCTTGCTTTGGTTTTGCTGATCCACGTGAAGCGGCTTCAGAGGCCGAACGATGTCTGGCCGCGGGTTTGTCCGGAGTGGGGGAATTGGCTTTCTATATCGAAGGTTTTACCGAATCCATCATATCAGCTTTTGCTCCAGTTATTGAGGTGTTACGGGCCGCCGGCAGTCTTCCTTTAATGCTTCATACCAATGAACCGGTCGGACATCAGTATCCGGGAAAATGTGATGTAATGCTGCGCAATCTTGATAAATTTCTCCGGCTCTATGGTGATGTGCCAACGATTTTTGCCCATTGGGGAGGTGGATTTCCTTTTTATCATCTGCTGAAACGAGAGATGGAAGAGGTGGTTGCCAACCTTTACTATGATACCGCCGCCTCTCCCTATCTTTACCGACCGCAAATTTACAAGGTAGTAGGGGAGATGATTGGTTTTGAGCATATCCTGTTGGGTACCGATTATCCCCTGCTGAAGGCAGCCCGCTATTTTAATGAGATGGACCAGGCCGGAATCACCCCGGAACAAAAAGCCCTGATTTGTGGCGAAAATACCGCTCGTCTTTTTAGACTGGCAGGCAGGAAATAA
- a CDS encoding malic enzyme-like NAD(P)-binding protein codes for MAVAKKSLELREKHRGLIGVHSKVPIKDNSVLSLVYTPGVGACSQAIAENSADSFRYTMRANTVGLLSNGTAVFGMGNVGAGASIPMLEGVSAFFKSFAGIDAIPLAVNSADPADFVEIARVMAPTMGGICLEDIASPDCFAIVERLQRAVRLPVFHNDQHGAAIVILAALANSLKLAGKKLEGCKIVINGAGAAGVALARRLANLGVGELILCDQAGAIYRHRTANMNWVKSELSFVTNKSHVKGTLEEVLPGADVFIGLSVSKLLSPEWIKKMAAKPIIFALALPEPEIDYLAARKAGAFIVATGNVNHPNYLTSALAFPGFFRGALDAAAWRITNSMEMAAVKAIQEHVPDNLLSEVNITPRLIDFSLAPEIARQVAMAAVAEKVNRKKVEPDQVRDRLLRYVYEGELAILPVPDRGKKRAEVIPSVDEQSLELHKRYMGVVGIEGKIPVKDIHLASILYSAAGVSDSCKLIMNDPDKLYDLTVKSNLVAVVSDGSAVLGLGNIGPRAALPVMEGKAVLFKTFGGVEALPICIDTQNVDEIVRVVEAISPVFGGINLEDISAPRCFEIEKILRQKLDIPVFHDDQHGTAVIALAGMINALKIVGKDADKIKVVVNGAGAGATAVTKLLLSAGIKNIIMCDTVGSIYDGRQERMNPYKQEMARLTNPDKLRGKLAKVIKNADAFVGLSKPETLTVAMIKSMAANPIVFALANPIPEIMPDKAFAAGAKVVATGRSDFPNQVNNSLAFPGIFRGALDVRACQIDDRMKIAAAHAIAAMVTEEDLAKGTIIPSAMNLAVPPQVAAAVAEAAIKGKMARRQLDPEDIRNNTHDYLYEGILRIL; via the coding sequence ATGGCCGTAGCTAAGAAATCGCTGGAATTACGTGAAAAACACCGAGGACTGATTGGGGTTCACAGCAAGGTGCCGATAAAGGACAACTCTGTACTGAGTCTGGTATATACGCCCGGGGTTGGCGCCTGCTCTCAAGCGATTGCTGAGAATTCAGCAGATTCATTCCGCTATACCATGCGGGCCAACACCGTAGGTCTCCTTTCCAATGGCACAGCCGTCTTTGGAATGGGTAATGTTGGTGCTGGAGCATCAATTCCCATGCTGGAAGGGGTTTCCGCGTTCTTCAAAAGTTTTGCCGGAATTGATGCCATCCCTCTGGCAGTTAATTCTGCTGATCCTGCTGATTTTGTTGAAATTGCCCGGGTGATGGCTCCAACAATGGGTGGCATATGCCTTGAGGATATTGCTTCACCGGATTGCTTTGCAATTGTGGAGCGATTGCAAAGGGCCGTTCGGCTGCCGGTTTTTCATAATGATCAGCATGGAGCTGCCATCGTCATCCTGGCAGCTCTGGCCAATAGTTTGAAACTGGCAGGCAAAAAACTGGAAGGTTGTAAAATAGTCATTAATGGTGCCGGGGCTGCCGGTGTGGCCCTGGCCCGCAGGCTGGCCAACTTGGGGGTGGGTGAGCTGATTCTTTGTGATCAGGCCGGGGCAATTTACCGCCATCGGACTGCCAACATGAACTGGGTAAAATCTGAACTTTCCTTTGTAACCAATAAATCCCATGTCAAAGGGACACTGGAAGAAGTTTTACCGGGAGCTGATGTTTTCATCGGTTTGTCAGTCAGTAAACTTTTGTCACCGGAGTGGATTAAAAAGATGGCGGCCAAGCCGATAATCTTTGCTCTGGCACTGCCTGAACCTGAGATTGACTACCTGGCTGCCAGAAAAGCCGGTGCTTTTATTGTGGCGACAGGTAATGTTAATCACCCTAATTATCTGACTTCGGCTCTGGCCTTCCCCGGATTTTTTCGGGGAGCGCTGGATGCTGCTGCCTGGAGGATTACCAACTCCATGGAAATGGCGGCAGTAAAGGCTATTCAGGAGCATGTGCCTGACAACCTCCTGAGCGAGGTTAATATTACCCCCCGGCTTATTGATTTCAGCCTGGCGCCGGAAATTGCCCGGCAGGTGGCAATGGCTGCCGTGGCTGAAAAGGTAAACCGCAAAAAAGTTGAACCTGATCAGGTGCGGGACAGACTGCTGCGGTACGTATATGAAGGAGAATTGGCTATTCTTCCGGTTCCAGACAGAGGAAAAAAACGGGCTGAGGTTATACCTTCAGTTGATGAACAATCGCTGGAACTACATAAACGTTATATGGGGGTAGTGGGTATTGAGGGTAAAATTCCGGTCAAGGATATCCATCTAGCTTCCATCCTTTATTCAGCTGCCGGGGTTTCTGATTCCTGTAAACTGATTATGAACGATCCGGATAAACTCTATGATTTAACCGTTAAAAGCAATTTGGTGGCGGTAGTTTCCGATGGCTCCGCGGTTCTTGGCTTGGGTAATATTGGCCCCCGGGCGGCTTTGCCGGTGATGGAAGGCAAAGCTGTTTTATTCAAAACTTTTGGGGGAGTGGAGGCCTTGCCTATTTGTATTGATACTCAGAATGTTGATGAAATTGTTCGGGTGGTAGAAGCCATTTCACCAGTTTTTGGCGGCATCAACCTCGAAGATATTTCGGCTCCCCGTTGCTTTGAAATAGAAAAAATCCTGCGGCAGAAACTCGACATTCCGGTATTTCATGATGATCAGCATGGCACGGCGGTTATTGCCCTGGCTGGAATGATAAACGCTTTGAAAATTGTTGGTAAAGATGCTGACAAAATTAAAGTTGTGGTTAATGGGGCGGGTGCCGGTGCCACGGCGGTTACCAAGCTCTTGTTAAGTGCCGGGATTAAAAACATCATCATGTGTGACACTGTCGGGTCTATTTATGATGGTCGCCAGGAGCGGATGAATCCTTACAAGCAGGAGATGGCCCGGCTGACCAACCCGGATAAATTGCGGGGGAAATTGGCCAAAGTGATCAAAAACGCTGATGCTTTTGTCGGCCTTTCCAAACCTGAAACCCTGACGGTTGCCATGATCAAAAGCATGGCTGCCAATCCCATTGTTTTTGCGCTCGCAAACCCGATACCGGAAATCATGCCGGATAAAGCTTTTGCGGCTGGGGCTAAAGTAGTGGCCACTGGTCGCTCTGATTTTCCCAATCAGGTGAATAACTCCCTGGCTTTTCCCGGCATTTTTCGCGGAGCTTTGGATGTCAGAGCCTGCCAGATTGATGATCGGATGAAAATAGCTGCGGCTCATGCTATTGCGGCCATGGTAACCGAGGAAGATTTAGCCAAAGGAACGATTATCCCCTCGGCAATGAACCTGGCGGTCCCGCCGCAGGTGGCGGCCGCGGTTGCCGAAGCGGCAATAAAAGGCAAGATGGCCCGCCGACAGCTTGATCCCGAGGATATCCGCAATAATACCCATGATTATCTTTATGAAGGGATATTGCGGATTTTGTAA
- a CDS encoding TRAP transporter small permease subunit, whose translation MKMNFLKRISEIIDNTMEKIGRGISWLTTLMVLTVTYDVIMRYGFKRGNIAVQEMEWHLFAIIFLIGAAYALKKEAHVRVDIIYTKLSKKQKAWIDFFGTFLFLLPFCIMVIYITRNFIESSWAVGETSPDPGGLPGRYLLKAMIPAGFFLLIIQGISQAIKNFLVIIGKESEVPQ comes from the coding sequence ATGAAAATGAATTTTCTCAAGAGAATTTCCGAGATTATTGATAACACCATGGAAAAAATCGGACGGGGCATTTCCTGGCTGACTACCCTGATGGTACTTACGGTAACCTATGATGTTATTATGCGTTACGGCTTCAAAAGAGGTAATATTGCGGTTCAAGAGATGGAGTGGCATCTCTTTGCCATAATCTTTTTGATCGGTGCCGCTTATGCCCTGAAAAAGGAGGCCCATGTCAGAGTCGATATCATCTACACCAAACTCAGCAAGAAACAAAAAGCCTGGATCGATTTTTTCGGTACCTTTCTCTTTCTGCTTCCTTTCTGCATCATGGTCATTTATATCACCCGCAACTTTATCGAAAGCTCATGGGCAGTTGGCGAGACGTCACCAGATCCCGGCGGCCTGCCGGGCCGCTATCTCCTTAAAGCCATGATCCCGGCCGGTTTTTTTCTCCTGATTATTCAGGGCATCTCCCAGGCAATCAAAAACTTTCTGGTCATTATCGGCAAAGAAAGTGAGGTGCCCCAATGA
- a CDS encoding TRAP transporter large permease subunit, with protein MMEFIQGNLPLIMFASVFVLLLLGYPVAFTLGGTALFFGLIGFGPGFFGLLPLRIWGVMSNFVLLAVPLFIYMGVMLERSGLAEELLETMGLVFARVKGGLAISVVIVGALLGASTGIVGATVVTMGLLSLPTMLKRNYSKNLATGTVAASGTLGQIIPPSIVLVLLGDIMNVPIGDLFVGAVIPGLTLVVLYIIYISIVARIKPDWAPPISEEELAGISKKEMRKMVLTSLIPPLFLICAVLGTIFAGVASPTEAAALGAVGASFLTLAKGKLNRETIMEVMTSTTKLTCMVFVILVGATTLGLVFRGLGGDTQIRELILGLPFGKWGIISVVMGIIFIAGFFLDFIEITFIFVPVLTPIMITLGVDPLWLAVLIAVNLQTSFLTPPFGFSLFYLKGVAPPGIETIDIYKGIIPFVIIQLAGMAIICFIPEAVTWLPRILLGG; from the coding sequence ATGATGGAGTTTATCCAGGGCAATCTGCCCCTGATCATGTTCGCCTCGGTCTTTGTTCTCCTGCTGCTCGGCTACCCGGTTGCCTTCACCCTCGGCGGCACCGCCCTCTTTTTCGGCCTCATCGGTTTCGGCCCCGGCTTTTTCGGGCTCCTGCCCTTGCGTATCTGGGGCGTAATGTCCAACTTCGTTCTCCTGGCCGTGCCTCTTTTCATCTATATGGGAGTCATGCTGGAACGTTCCGGGCTGGCGGAGGAACTGCTGGAAACCATGGGCCTGGTCTTTGCCCGAGTCAAGGGGGGACTGGCAATCTCAGTGGTCATCGTCGGTGCCCTGCTGGGAGCCTCGACCGGCATTGTCGGCGCTACGGTGGTTACCATGGGTCTTTTGTCCCTGCCGACCATGCTCAAACGTAACTACTCAAAAAATCTGGCTACCGGTACGGTTGCCGCTTCCGGCACCCTGGGGCAGATTATCCCGCCAAGCATTGTCCTGGTACTCCTGGGCGACATTATGAACGTTCCCATCGGCGACCTCTTTGTCGGCGCCGTCATCCCCGGACTAACCCTGGTCGTCCTCTATATTATCTACATTTCGATCGTGGCCCGGATAAAACCTGATTGGGCACCCCCGATTTCGGAAGAAGAACTGGCCGGCATCAGCAAAAAAGAAATGCGAAAAATGGTTTTGACTTCGCTGATTCCGCCGCTGTTTCTGATCTGCGCGGTTTTAGGCACCATCTTTGCCGGCGTTGCCTCGCCTACCGAAGCCGCGGCCCTGGGCGCCGTCGGCGCCAGTTTCCTGACCCTGGCAAAGGGGAAACTTAACCGGGAAACGATCATGGAGGTGATGACCAGCACTACCAAACTGACCTGTATGGTTTTCGTTATCCTGGTTGGCGCCACAACCCTGGGACTTGTCTTCCGGGGTCTGGGTGGAGATACCCAGATACGTGAACTGATTTTGGGGCTGCCCTTCGGCAAATGGGGGATTATAAGCGTCGTCATGGGGATTATTTTTATCGCCGGCTTCTTCCTCGATTTTATTGAGATCACCTTTATCTTCGTCCCGGTCCTGACCCCGATCATGATCACATTGGGAGTCGATCCACTCTGGCTGGCCGTCCTGATTGCCGTCAACCTGCAGACCTCATTTTTGACTCCACCCTTTGGTTTTTCACTTTTCTACCTCAAAGGGGTTGCCCCGCCGGGGATAGAAACCATTGACATCTATAAAGGCATCATTCCTTTTGTGATTATTCAGCTTGCCGGCATGGCAATCATCTGTTTTATCCCCGAAGCGGTAACCTGGCTGCCCCGTATTTTACTTGGTGGTTAG
- a CDS encoding LL-diaminopimelate aminotransferase has translation MPSPFTINYAERINTLPPYLFAAIDQKKAEVKARGIDIIDLGVGDPDLPTPAHIVSALQQAAAKKENHQYPSYVGMPSFREAAAQWLNRRFEIDCDPASEILSLIGSKEGIAHIPLAFVNPGDYVLVPDPGYPVYAVATGFAGGVVHKMPLLEENGFLPDLQTIPEDIANRAKLMFINYPNNPTGAVADQNFFEQVIIFARRHNIIVCHDSAYTELAYNDYRPLSFLEVPGAKEVGIEFHSLSKTYNMTGWRIGFAAGKAEVVKGLGKVKTNIDSGAFQAIQEAAIVALSADQHCVVELCRIYQHRQEMMVNALKKAGLTLSVPKATFYLWIKNPVGMDSAGVAAMLLEQAGVVVTPGNGFGDAGEGYFRISLTVPEARLQEAGERIIKAIG, from the coding sequence GTGCCATCACCTTTTACCATAAACTATGCTGAGCGGATTAATACGCTGCCACCTTATCTGTTTGCCGCCATTGATCAGAAAAAAGCTGAAGTCAAGGCTCGGGGCATTGATATTATTGATCTGGGAGTGGGAGATCCTGATTTGCCGACCCCGGCTCACATAGTCAGTGCCTTACAGCAGGCGGCAGCTAAAAAGGAGAATCATCAGTATCCCTCATACGTGGGAATGCCGTCATTCCGTGAAGCCGCCGCCCAATGGCTTAATCGACGGTTTGAAATTGACTGTGATCCAGCCAGTGAGATACTGTCACTGATCGGTTCAAAGGAAGGGATTGCTCATATTCCGTTGGCTTTTGTTAATCCCGGTGATTACGTTCTGGTCCCCGATCCAGGATATCCGGTTTATGCGGTTGCCACTGGTTTTGCCGGGGGGGTTGTCCATAAAATGCCGCTGTTGGAAGAAAATGGATTTTTGCCGGATCTTCAGACAATTCCGGAAGACATTGCCAATCGGGCCAAACTCATGTTTATTAATTATCCCAACAATCCTACCGGTGCGGTTGCCGATCAGAATTTTTTTGAGCAGGTGATAATCTTTGCCCGCCGGCATAATATCATAGTCTGTCATGATTCTGCCTATACCGAACTGGCCTACAATGACTATCGTCCGTTAAGCTTTCTCGAGGTTCCGGGAGCTAAAGAGGTGGGGATAGAATTTCATTCCCTCTCCAAAACCTATAATATGACCGGCTGGCGTATAGGTTTTGCCGCCGGCAAAGCTGAGGTTGTCAAGGGGTTGGGGAAAGTAAAAACCAACATCGATTCCGGAGCTTTTCAGGCCATACAGGAGGCGGCGATTGTTGCCTTGAGCGCTGATCAGCATTGTGTGGTCGAATTGTGCCGCATCTATCAACATCGTCAGGAGATGATGGTGAATGCCCTGAAAAAAGCTGGTCTTACTCTTTCAGTTCCCAAGGCAACATTTTATCTATGGATCAAAAATCCTGTGGGCATGGATTCTGCCGGCGTTGCTGCCATGCTGCTCGAACAGGCTGGGGTGGTGGTAACCCCAGGGAATGGTTTCGGCGATGCGGGTGAGGGATACTTTCGTATTTCCCTTACGGTTCCCGAGGCGAGGCTGCAGGAAGCCGGGGAACGGATTATCAAGGCTATCGGATAA
- a CDS encoding methyltransferase type 12, producing MARKKPALFSLNDQFTFFYEFLKHPLQIGSIISSSRFLEQRILKTADIATSKTIVELGCGTGGTTRAILKAMPRTARLLSVEINPHFHALVSSRINDERFIAHLGNSCELKKIISLYRIEDPEVIISGIPFSTMNRCTGSQLLAEISSLLAPHGRFVAYQVSKRVASLCRPFFGYERTQLELLNIPPMFIFRWDKPAFKAIH from the coding sequence ATGGCCAGGAAAAAACCAGCGCTTTTTTCGCTGAACGACCAGTTCACCTTTTTTTATGAGTTTTTGAAACATCCCCTGCAGATTGGTTCGATTATTTCCAGTTCCCGTTTTCTTGAACAGCGTATCCTCAAGACCGCCGATATTGCTACCAGCAAAACAATTGTCGAACTGGGGTGCGGCACCGGGGGCACGACGCGGGCAATTCTCAAGGCAATGCCGCGAACTGCCAGACTCCTGAGTGTCGAGATAAACCCACATTTTCACGCCCTGGTCAGCAGCAGGATCAATGATGAACGTTTTATCGCCCATCTGGGGAATTCCTGCGAGCTGAAAAAAATCATCTCACTCTATAGGATTGAGGACCCGGAGGTTATTATTTCCGGCATCCCGTTTTCCACCATGAACCGTTGTACAGGATCCCAGCTGCTGGCGGAAATTTCATCGCTTTTGGCCCCCCATGGCCGTTTTGTGGCTTATCAGGTGAGCAAGCGGGTGGCTTCCCTCTGCCGCCCTTTCTTTGGGTACGAACGGACGCAGCTGGAACTGCTGAACATTCCGCCGATGTTTATCTTCCGGTGGGACAAGCCTGCTTTTAAAGCGATTCACTAA
- a CDS encoding M48 family metalloprotease, giving the protein MKYIHYHDLVKAMQIKNFLIATIICLVMLFLLPACSVNPVSGSHEVMLYSSEQEVSMGKKAHPQVLEKFGYYNDPKLQAYISAIGKRLTVHCERQDIPYHFTLIDSPIINAFALPGGYVYVSRGLLAEMNNEAQLAGVMGHELGHVNARHNMKRLQSTVGMNILVAAVGAATGSSIWQNVSGQLLGLISQKYSRNQEHQADELGTKYMARAGYDPRQMSVFLQRLRQLHSHEPSAMEAIMASHPLTSERVASTSFLAKNLLRQYPQAKTINQKTYLNAIDGMLFGPGEKAGFVVGKRYTNVFCRLRFSISEGMELKSVKNGFVLNSDSQQELVFLYRELDRHLQPDALTDAFMEKYTTRLLSEKEINIDQQVAMVRKYEVKDKRGRWQRLKITAISRQKLGYLFLALTGQTQKPGYISGHLSLLTRKAAEAIKLPRIGLYQVHKGDTLVRIAESLLDSAANAETLAGYNGLTGKFGLRQPLPVTMKLKIIPAYPKDSRDSSSINRQPSNIIASVICTSWFTNSSSSNLRIFWPRKIHN; this is encoded by the coding sequence ATGAAATATATCCATTACCATGACCTGGTGAAAGCCATGCAAATAAAAAATTTTCTCATCGCTACCATTATCTGTCTGGTCATGTTATTTTTATTACCTGCCTGCTCGGTTAACCCTGTTAGTGGATCACACGAAGTCATGCTTTACAGTTCGGAGCAGGAAGTAAGTATGGGCAAAAAAGCCCATCCTCAGGTTCTGGAAAAATTCGGCTATTACAATGATCCCAAATTACAGGCATATATTTCTGCCATCGGAAAACGGCTGACCGTCCATTGTGAACGGCAGGATATTCCGTATCATTTTACTCTCATTGATTCTCCGATCATCAACGCCTTTGCCTTGCCTGGAGGTTATGTGTATGTCAGCCGGGGATTGCTGGCAGAGATGAATAACGAAGCCCAACTGGCCGGAGTTATGGGACATGAACTGGGACATGTCAACGCCCGGCATAATATGAAGCGGCTGCAGTCAACGGTAGGGATGAATATTCTGGTTGCCGCTGTGGGAGCGGCAACCGGTTCCTCCATCTGGCAGAACGTTAGTGGACAGTTGCTGGGACTCATCAGCCAGAAATACAGCCGCAATCAGGAACATCAAGCGGATGAACTGGGAACCAAGTACATGGCCAGGGCTGGTTATGACCCCCGGCAGATGAGCGTTTTTCTCCAGCGGTTGCGGCAACTTCACAGTCATGAGCCCTCGGCGATGGAAGCTATTATGGCCTCCCATCCACTCACCTCGGAAAGAGTTGCCAGTACATCTTTTTTAGCTAAAAACCTTTTGCGTCAATATCCGCAGGCAAAAACCATCAACCAAAAGACATACTTAAACGCTATTGATGGCATGTTGTTCGGTCCGGGTGAAAAAGCCGGATTCGTAGTCGGCAAAAGGTATACAAATGTTTTTTGCCGTTTGCGTTTCAGTATTTCCGAGGGTATGGAGCTGAAGTCAGTAAAAAATGGTTTTGTTCTCAACAGTGATAGTCAGCAAGAACTGGTTTTCCTTTACCGGGAGCTTGATCGTCACCTGCAACCTGATGCCTTGACTGACGCATTCATGGAAAAATATACCACCAGGCTGCTCTCAGAAAAAGAAATTAACATCGATCAACAGGTGGCCATGGTCAGAAAATATGAGGTAAAAGATAAGCGGGGCAGATGGCAGCGATTAAAAATAACGGCAATTTCACGGCAGAAATTAGGCTACCTGTTCCTGGCGCTGACGGGACAAACCCAAAAACCTGGATACATCTCCGGCCACCTCAGCCTGCTGACCAGAAAGGCAGCAGAAGCAATTAAACTTCCCAGAATCGGGCTCTATCAGGTACACAAAGGAGACACCCTGGTGAGAATAGCGGAAAGTCTGCTGGATTCGGCAGCAAACGCGGAAACTCTCGCCGGCTACAATGGACTGACGGGAAAATTTGGTCTACGGCAACCATTACCGGTGACAATGAAGCTGAAAATTATTCCAGCCTACCCGAAGGATTCTCGGGATTCTTCATCCATCAACCGGCAACCTTCCAACATAATTGCTTCAGTTATCTGCACCAGTTGGTTCACCAATTCATCTTCCAGCAACCTGAGGATTTTCTGGCCAAGGAAAATTCATAACTGA